A genomic window from Triticum urartu cultivar G1812 unplaced genomic scaffold, Tu2.1 TuUngrouped_contig_6464, whole genome shotgun sequence includes:
- the LOC125530650 gene encoding uncharacterized protein LOC125530650, with product MDQQGQTSIDSDDSKMVQLANGLRGELDALHSPQAQVGDKRPPCPIIIAKVRDQTRNVDNGEYDPDHVAIGPYNYPRPQSKSPHLAMEHDKLMSLDMVITAAKARRPGMTVEVDVYVKELRCLEESVRNCYGNTFPDMTSEQFVRMLLLDGCYILSRLVNLQLGAQAMDDAAGAANAGVLSASRAEALAVVRDVFYLAENQIPFFVLAKIGELTGLDGNDRVITQIAKYALDLIRRQKYAVADLVTVPTDPGNLLHLLHMHLKPVAPTISSTTTASGADPEPVRRWRSATEYYFAGVMFKRRDMSETGHTRCILDVKLSSGSGTLEVPCLDIDAETWRLLRNLMELEQRNRETVGSHVTAYCVFMSQVACTTKDVELLTKRGVIVHGQGNNDEVARCLADLCKGIMFDPNDPRCNYLRETCCKLEKRFLSNPRRWMAWLRRKYFNNTWLAVGLLAAAIGLVCAIVQAVYSVLSYKNG from the exons ATGGATCAGCAAG GCCAAACTTCTATCGATTCAGACGATTCCAAGATGGTTCAGCTGGCCAATGGTCTGAGAGGTGAATTAGACGCCCTACACTCACCACAGGCGCAGGTCGGCGACAAGCGCCCTCCTTGTCCCATCATCATCGCCAAGGTCCGCGACCAGACGCGTAACGTCGACAACGGCGAGTATGACCCCGACCACGTCGCCATCGGCCCGTACAACTACCCTCGACCCCAGAGCAAGAGCCCGCATCTCGCCATGGAGCACGACAAGCTGATGAGCCTGGACATGGTGATCACGGCAGCCAAGGCTCGGAGACCCGGCATGACGGTGGAGGTGGACGTCTACGTCAAGGAGCTCAGATGCCTCGAGGAATCTGTGAGGAACTGCTACGGCAACACGTTTCCTGACATGACGAGCGAGCAATTCGTCCGCATGCTCCTCCTAGACGGCTGCTACATACTCTCCCGCCTCGTCAACCTCCAACTCGGAGCACAAGCCATGGACGATGCGGCTGGGGCTGCAAATGCAGGCGTCCTGTCAGCGAGCAGGGCCGAGGCGCTGGCCGTGGTTCGGGATGTGTTCTACCTTGCAGAGAACCAGATACCTTTTTTTGTCCTTGCAAAGATTGGGGAGCTGACGGGTTTGGACGGTAACGATCGTGTGATTACACAGATTGCCAAGTATGCTCTCGATCTCATCAGGAGACAAAAGTACGCGGTGGCAGATCTGGTCACGGTGCCGACGGATCCAGGCAATCTTCTCCATCTTCTTCATATGCACTTGAAGCCTGTGGCACCTACGATCTCTTCTACTACAACGGCCAGCGGCGCCGACCCCGAGCCCGTGCGCAGGTGGCGCTCAGCGACAGAGTACTACTTCGCCGGGGTGATGTTCAAGCGTCGAGACATGAGCGAGACCGGACACACGCGGTGCATCCTCGACGTGAAGCTGAGCAGCGGCAGTGGCACGCTGGAGGTCCCCTGCTTGGACATCGACGCCGAGACATGGCGCCTGCTGCGCAACCTGATGGAGCTGGAGCAGCGGAACCGGGAGACGGTGGGGAGCCACGTCACAGCGTACTGTGTGTTCATGTCCCAGGTGGCCTGCACCACAAAGGATGTGGAGCTGTTGACGAAGAGAGGCGTCATCGTGCATGGCCAAGGCaacaatgatgaggtggccagaTGCTTGGCCGACCTCTGCAAGGGTATTATGTTTGACCCTAACGACCCCCGATGCAACTATCTGAGGGAGACATGCTGCAAGCTGGAGAAGCGTTTCCTGAGCAACCCGCGGAGGTGGATGGCCTGGCTGAGGCGCAAGTACTTCAACAACACCTGGCTTGCCGTCGGGCTCCTAGCGGCTGCCATTGGACTAGTTTGCGCTATCGTCCAGGCTGTATACTCTGTTTTGAGTTACAAGAATGGATGA